A portion of the Paenibacillus hamazuiensis genome contains these proteins:
- a CDS encoding metallophosphoesterase yields the protein MSNVFVISDHHFGHRQIIDFESRPFADAEEMTEVMMQKWNAAVGPQDKVFHLGDFSFLNLAKTKEIVAGLNGRKTLILGNHDRGRPRSWWLEAGFDEVSEYPIVYNGFFFLSHEPMYMNKHMPYVNIHGHIHGQQYESRQYVNVSVELWDYTPVSFEAIREAVVPNEEQ from the coding sequence ATGTCCAACGTATTTGTCATATCCGACCACCATTTCGGCCACAGGCAAATTATCGACTTCGAATCGAGGCCGTTTGCCGATGCGGAAGAGATGACGGAGGTCATGATGCAAAAATGGAATGCGGCGGTCGGGCCGCAGGATAAAGTATTTCATCTTGGCGATTTCTCGTTTCTGAACCTTGCGAAGACAAAGGAGATCGTTGCGGGATTAAACGGCCGCAAGACGCTGATTTTAGGCAATCACGACCGCGGCAGGCCGAGAAGCTGGTGGCTGGAAGCGGGGTTTGACGAGGTGTCGGAATATCCGATCGTGTATAACGGGTTTTTCTTTTTATCCCACGAGCCGATGTACATGAACAAACATATGCCTTACGTCAACATCCACGGCCATATTCACGGGCAGCAATATGAAAGCCGCCAGTACGTGAACGTCAGCGTGGAGCTGTGGGACTATACGCCGGTTTCGTTTGAGGCAATCCGCGAGGCGGTCGTTCCGAACGAGGAGCAATAA
- a CDS encoding SDR family NAD(P)-dependent oxidoreductase: MKLKLRDKYVLVTGASKGIGKAIALGMAREGAHVAVNYNSDKAGADEVVEEIAAMGRQSFAVRADIADVGQIKEMFGVIADKFGRLDVLINNAGITGWTDLFEVTEEKWDTVINTNLRGTFFCSLEAAKMMKEAAGGSIINISTICAELGVKNLVAYASSKGGIHAMTKQMAVELAPFNIRINTFGPGATNVDRNLQDDPSYKTTWGAMVPLGRTAEPEDMVGPTVFLASDDSAYMTGQLFFVDGGWTVRGKIPESNMDAALDKHR; the protein is encoded by the coding sequence GAAATTGAAACTGCGGGACAAGTATGTGCTGGTTACAGGGGCAAGCAAGGGAATCGGAAAAGCCATCGCGTTGGGCATGGCAAGAGAAGGGGCGCACGTGGCCGTGAACTATAACAGCGACAAGGCGGGCGCCGACGAGGTTGTGGAGGAAATCGCGGCAATGGGGCGCCAATCGTTTGCTGTTCGCGCGGACATAGCCGACGTAGGACAAATTAAAGAAATGTTCGGAGTGATCGCCGACAAGTTCGGCAGACTGGATGTGCTGATCAATAACGCCGGCATTACCGGTTGGACGGACTTGTTCGAGGTGACGGAAGAAAAATGGGATACTGTGATCAACACTAACTTGAGGGGAACGTTTTTTTGCTCTCTTGAGGCAGCCAAAATGATGAAGGAAGCCGCAGGCGGAAGCATTATCAATATTTCCACCATTTGCGCGGAACTCGGCGTGAAAAATCTTGTTGCCTACGCGAGCAGCAAAGGCGGCATTCATGCCATGACCAAGCAGATGGCGGTGGAACTTGCGCCTTTTAACATAAGAATCAATACGTTTGGGCCGGGGGCAACGAACGTGGATCGCAATCTGCAGGATGATCCAAGCTATAAAACCACTTGGGGTGCGATGGTTCCGCTGGGAAGAACGGCTGAGCCGGAAGATATGGTGGGACCAACCGTATTTTTAGCTTCCGATGATTCCGCTTATATGACCGGACAATTGTTTTTCGTTGACGGCGGTTGGACCGTCAGGGGGAAAATTCCGGAATCGAACATGGATGCGGCGTTGGATAAACATCGTTGA